The window TGCTTAGAAATTTTcccagctaggggcgcctgggtggctcggtcggttgagcgtccgactccggctcgggtcatgatctcacggtctgtgagttcgagccccgcgtcaggctctgggctgatggctcagagcctggagcctgtttcagattctgtgtctccctctctctctgcccctcccctgttcacgctctgtctctctctgtctcaaaaataaataaacgttaaaaaaaaaaattaaaaaaaaaaaaaagaaattttcccaGCTAAATATCCAGTTTAAttgcttttacattttacttctacaAAATACTAGAACATGAacaaaattcatccttttataTCCATTGTCCAATAACATGTTCCTTATTTCCTCCATCATTCTGGTGAAGTCCatccatatttctaccaacattctGTTCATGATTACTTAAGTATCATCTAAGATGATGGAAACTTTCTGTACAACTCTCCTCTTCCTAAAGTCTCATGAGAATTGCTGTTAGCACTCCCTTCGTGACAGTATTGGCCTTTGCTGGTACGCACCACAAAGCTGTTCCAGCCTACCCACCACCTCCCAGTGTCAAagctgtttccactttcttaGGTATTTGTTGCAGCAGGCCCCCACTTCTTGTACCAATTTCTGTTTTGGCCCATTTCAACTGCTATAACAAACTAACATAGGCTGGGTGTTTAGAACAGAAATATGTATTTCACAAGTCTGATGTCTGGGCAGCCCTCAGTGGAGGTACTGGCAGATTCAGTGGTAAGggcctcttcctggttcataaatGGCCATCTTGTAcccatgtcctcacatggcagaaagagcatgagagggcTCTCTAGAGTCACTTCTACAAAGGCACTAATCCCGTTCATGAGGACTTcaccctcatgatctaatcacctGCCACAGGCCACACACACCTCCTAATAACATCACCTTGAGGGTTAAGATTTCACCGTGAGAATTTTGCAGACACACAAACATTGAGTCCATAGCATGAATCCAGCCCCAGCAAGATGAGCTCAATGGGAACCTGGCCCTGGGGGAGGCACAGTGTCAGGGCTGTGTTCAAATCATATCAGAAACTTATTGTTTGATATTGTAGTGTAATGACAGTGGTGACTAAACCTTATTAGTGCCTTTCCCATTCTTGACACTGCCAACTGTCACGTCTGCTTTTATTGCTTCTACTCTTACTTCCAGAGCAGGGTTCTTCCCCCACATTGGTGGACTCCATCTCACCTGTTATTGCTCTGCCTGGAGCGCTCTAACACTGGCATCTACATGTTGGGTCATGATGTGTGCACATAGACAGTCATCACATACCAGCTGCTCTGTTGCAGTCACATTTTCCTGCCTGAACACATTCTTCTACCTAACACCACCCACGGCAGCAGAAGACAAGATATGCTGAATGTTGTTTGTAGAGGGACAAGTAGTAGACCATGCTGCTCCTTCCTGTATTGCACCCCATGGTTGTGTCTTTTACCTTGTGTGGCCTCCCCCATCCCATGATCTTTAGAGGCCCAGTTCTGATAAGCTGCCCATCCACAATCTGTACCCAGATCTCTGGTCCTCAGAATAGTCCCACTGATTCATTCCTGGGTTGGTCAGATAACTTTTCTACAGGTTTCCCCTTCTCACCAGAGTCAACATGCACTTCAtcaatgtttctttccttcaggTTGTCGGTGTGGAGTGGAGGATAAGGCCATATGTTTTGAGCAGTGCATTTCTGCGAGAGTATTGTCACAGGACGGACTTCCAAAGCAGGTATGTCTCCCCAGAAGATTTGTGGACCCATCTTGAGAGACATTTTGCATTTGATCGAGCACCAGGACACTCATCGTAAGCAGAAATTGTACATATGTGGggcatttggaaaataatttcatgTCACTACAAACCTTCATCAGCACCATTAGCAGCACATTGGAGAGAAGCACTTCAGAAGCAATATGGGCGGAGCCTTGCTTTTAGAGAACTGCAAATTCGATGTCAGTGAAGCCCTTTACCTGCAAAAAAATTAGGAAGGACTTCTTGGCCAGCTCAACTTTCTCTGGCAACAGGTCACTCACACTGGGGAGAAGTCAAACAGTGTAACTGAGTGTGTGGTGGCCTTCCACAATGTAAACTGTCATTGTAACCAGGGAGACTGCATGAAAACTTTTAGCCCCAAACACACGTTTATTCAGCACCAACAAGTCCTCACGAGGGAAAGATGTTATAgctgcagtgaatgtgggaaatcctttAGCAAAAGCTGTAGCCTCCATGACCGTTTGAAAGTTCACACTAGAGAAAAGCTTTATAAGTGTGGGGAGTGTGGGAAATCCTTTAGGCAAAGCTCTGGCCTCATTCAACACCAGAGAGTTCACACTAGGCTAAGAACTCATGAATGTGATGAATGCAGAAAATTATTTAGCAAGAAGTACAATTTCATTATGATCAGAAAGTTCACACTGGTAAAAAGCCATATGATTGTGGTGAATGTGGGAAATTCTTTAGCTACAAATCTGACCTCATTACTcaccagagaattcatactggaacAAGGTCTTATGAGAGCAGTGAAGGTGGGAAAGCCTTTAGCCACAGCTCCAGTCTCATTAAATaccagagaattcacactggagaaaggccttatgagGGTGGGGAATGTGGGAAGTCCTTTAGCCAGAGTTCTCACCTTATTAAACACCAGAGAGTTCATGCTGGAGAAAGATCTTATGAGTGCAGTGAGTGTGGGAAATTCTTCATCTCTAGTTACCGATTCTTtcaacatcagagaattcacacttGTTTAAGACCTCACAAATGTGATGAATGTGGAAAATTATTTACCAACTTGTCCAACCTCATTAAGCAccagagagttcacactggagacAGGCCATTTGAGtgtagtgaatgtgggaaattctTTAGCTGCAAATCCTACCTCATTACACACTGGAGAATTCACACTGGAGTGAGGCCTTTTGATTCTGGGGAATGTGGGAAATCACTTAGCCATGGCTCTATGCTCCTTCTACGCTGGAGAGTTCATATGAGGGAAAGGCCTGAatgagtgcagtgaatgtgggaaatcctttAGCCACAGCTCTAGCCTCATTAGACACCAGAGAAGTCACACTGGAGAAAGGTCTTGTGAATGTAATGAGTGTCAGAAATCCTTTAGCAACAGCTCTAGCCTCATTAAGCACCAAAGAGTTCATACTGGGGAAAGGCCTTATGAATGCAGTACATGTGGGAAATCCTTTAGCCAGAGTTCTAACCTCATTAATCGTCAGAGAGTTCACACTAGAGAAAGACCCTATGGATGTAGTGAACATGGAAAATCATTTACCTTCAACTGTCATCTCCTAAAACACCAGAATATCCACAAGGAATAAAGCCCTTTACATAACACAGGTAAGTCTGTTATAGACTgcattgtgtcccctcaaaattcatatgttcaagtcctaatcCCTAATGTAAGTATTTCAGATGTGACTTTTTTACTAAGATAATTAAGgataaatgaggtcataaagatggggtcctaatccaatgtgactggcgtccttttaagaagaggagaTACCAGAAGGTGTGGCCCTTGTGTACTTTTgtgtactctgtctttctctctctccattaaCAAAAGACAGACCATCTAATAAAGACAGTTGTAAGTCAGGAAGAGTGGCCTCATCACAAATCAATCCTGATGGCACCTTGGTCTTGGAGTTCTAACCTCTAAAgcgtgagaaaataaatttctgctgtttaagccaacTAGCCtggtattttgttagggcagACTGAGAGGGGACAAAGATACGAATTTCTTTGTACCACAGCATATTCTGTTTTCACTGGACTTGATAGGTAGCCATGAATAATGCCAAGAACATataaaaacatagtaaaataattaggaagtcaCAAATTTTAAGAATTACTTTGCTCTTTTAACAGGTTTATTGAAGTACAGTCAGTTCTTGTTATTCATGATAGTTATGTTCTAGAAAGTTACTGGGAGCACTGAATTAGTGAATACAGAGCCGTTGTTCCTGGGGAAATAAGGgcctctggtcacattttcatcAGTCAGTCAATACATAAcattgttttacatgtatttctgttgaacatattttttaaaattttattttagagacagtgcgagtgggggaggagcagagagagagggaaagagaatcccaagcagtctttgcactgccagtgcagagcccagtgcagggctcaaactcacaaaactgtgagatcttgacttgagccaaaaccaagagtcagacgctcaactgactgagccacccaggcccccccacatGTGTTTCTATTTAAATGCAACTCATTTACTGTATATTGTTGATTGAATAACATTGAATTCATAGCCAACAGCACTGTAGCTCATGCCTAACCAATATTTACCTaccatgtattttctttaaggCACATTCCTTGTGCTTAGGAATATTAGACAGCACTTAGGTACTAGGCTTGGAGGCCATTTGGAACCACAAAATCGTAAAAACTGCAAGTATGTCAATAAGGAGATCATGAGAAGAACACTTGTTTTCAGTGTCAATGAGAAGGCATCCTGTGGCTTTGTAGATCTCATGCACATCAGGTGACTCAAATTTTTTGTAGCTCTGCATGTGTCTGGGTAAATATAAAAGTGTGA is drawn from Felis catus isolate Fca126 chromosome E2, F.catus_Fca126_mat1.0, whole genome shotgun sequence and contains these coding sequences:
- the LOC101090727 gene encoding LOW QUALITY PROTEIN: zinc finger protein 256 (The sequence of the model RefSeq protein was modified relative to this genomic sequence to represent the inferred CDS: inserted 4 bases in 3 codons; deleted 1 base in 1 codon; substituted 2 bases at 2 genomic stop codons), yielding MSPQKICGPILRDILHLIEHQDTHRKQKLYICGAFGKXFHVTTNLHQHHXQHIGEKHFRSNMGGALLLENCKFDVSXKPFTCKKIRKDFLASSXFLWQQVTHTGEKSNSVTECVVAFHNVNCHCNQGDCMKTFSPKHTFIQHQQVLTRERCYSCSECGKSFSKSCSLHDRLKVHTREKLYKCGECGKSFRQSSGLIQHQRVHTRLRTHECDECRKLFSKKYNFIMXQKVHTGKKPYDCGECGKFFSYKSDLITHQRIHTGTRSYESSEGGKAFSHSSSLIKYQRIHTGERPYEGGECGKSFSQSSHLIKHQRVHAGERSYECSECGKFFISSYRFFQHQRIHTCLRPHKCDECGKLFTNLSNLIKHQRVHTGDRPFECSECGKFFSCKSYLITHWRIHTGVRPFDSGECGKSLSHGSMLLLRWRVHMRERPNECSECGKSFSHSSSLIRHQRSHTGERSCECNECQKSFSNSSSLIKHQRVHTGERPYECSTCGKSFSQSSNLINRQRVHTRERPYGCSEHGKSFTFNCHLLKHQNIHKE